A genomic window from Serratia liquefaciens includes:
- the ubiJ gene encoding ubiquinone biosynthesis protein UbiJ, with the protein MLLTPLLTGVLETSLNSLLFRDRSMKAARLRLAGKVLRIELQELASPLVLIFSEQRVDVLGQSDDTADCTVRSRISVLLQLRDRQQLSPLMRSGELIVEGDIQVVQQLVGLLDLAEWDPAEWLAPYLGDIAAQGITQAFGKGANLLKRGLQRQQHYVAETLTEEWRVAPGPLEVVWFNEEVDATVRSVEALMARMDKLEGKR; encoded by the coding sequence ATGCTGCTAACCCCTTTGTTGACCGGCGTGCTGGAAACATCGCTCAATAGCTTGCTGTTCCGCGATCGCAGCATGAAGGCCGCCCGTCTTCGCCTGGCTGGCAAGGTGCTGCGCATAGAGTTGCAGGAGCTTGCTTCGCCGTTGGTACTGATCTTCAGTGAGCAGCGCGTCGATGTGCTTGGCCAGTCTGACGATACTGCCGACTGCACGGTGCGCAGCCGCATATCTGTGTTGCTGCAACTGCGGGATCGTCAACAGCTTTCGCCCTTGATGCGCAGCGGCGAGCTGATTGTTGAGGGTGATATTCAGGTCGTGCAGCAGCTGGTTGGCCTGCTTGATCTGGCTGAGTGGGATCCGGCGGAATGGCTGGCGCCTTATCTCGGTGATATTGCCGCGCAGGGTATCACTCAGGCGTTCGGCAAGGGTGCGAATCTGCTGAAGAGAGGTTTGCAGCGTCAACAGCATTACGTGGCCGAAACCTTGACGGAAGAGTGGCGTGTGGCTCCTGGCCCGCTGGAAGTGGTGTGGTTTAACGAGGAAGTTGACGCCACCGTTCGCAGTGTCGAAGCGCTGATGGCTCGCATGGACAAGTTGGAGGGTAAACGATGA
- the tatC gene encoding Sec-independent protein translocase subunit TatC — protein sequence MAVEDTQPLISHLIELRKRLLNSIISILAIFLVLVFFANDIYQLVSAPLIKQLPAGASMIATDVASPFFTPIKLTMIVSVFVSAPVILYQVWSFIAPALYKHERRLMMPLLVSSSLLFYLGMAFAYFIVFPLAFGFFAKTAPAGVMIATDINNYLDFVMALFMAFGVAFEVPVAIILLCWSGVTSPEDLKKKRPYVLVGAFVVGMLLTPPDVFSQTLLAIPMYLLFEVGVFFARFYTGKRRPQPEEEDEGDEPPTP from the coding sequence ATGGCTGTTGAAGATACCCAACCCCTTATCAGTCATCTGATAGAACTGCGTAAGCGGCTGTTAAACTCGATTATCAGCATACTGGCGATCTTCCTGGTGCTGGTTTTTTTCGCCAATGATATTTATCAACTGGTGTCCGCGCCGCTGATCAAGCAGCTGCCTGCCGGGGCAAGCATGATCGCCACAGACGTGGCTTCACCTTTCTTTACCCCGATCAAGCTGACGATGATCGTCTCGGTATTCGTGTCCGCGCCGGTGATCTTGTATCAGGTCTGGTCCTTTATTGCGCCGGCGTTGTATAAGCATGAACGTCGCCTGATGATGCCTTTACTGGTCTCCAGCAGCCTGCTGTTTTATCTCGGCATGGCCTTTGCCTACTTTATCGTCTTCCCGCTGGCGTTCGGCTTTTTTGCCAAAACCGCACCGGCCGGGGTGATGATCGCCACCGATATCAATAACTATCTCGACTTCGTCATGGCGCTGTTTATGGCGTTTGGCGTGGCGTTTGAGGTGCCGGTTGCCATTATTTTGCTGTGCTGGAGTGGCGTCACCTCACCGGAAGATCTGAAAAAGAAACGTCCTTACGTTCTGGTCGGGGCTTTCGTGGTCGGCATGCTTCTGACCCCGCCGGATGTGTTCTCGCAAACCCTGCTGGCAATTCCGATGTATCTGCTGTTTGAAGTGGGTGTGTTCTTTGCCCGTTTCTATACCGGTAAACGTCGTCCGCAGCCGGAAGAAGAAGACGAGGGTGACGAACCCCCGACACCTTAA
- the tatA gene encoding Sec-independent protein translocase subunit TatA has product MGGISITQLLIIAVIVVLLFGTKKLRTLGSDLGASIKGFKKAIGDDNTPPTNTAEKSSLDDADFTAKPITDKQPEVKTEESKNKEQV; this is encoded by the coding sequence ATGGGCGGTATTAGTATTACGCAATTGTTGATCATCGCGGTGATCGTGGTGCTGCTGTTCGGTACCAAAAAGCTCCGTACTCTGGGGTCCGATCTCGGTGCATCAATCAAGGGCTTCAAAAAGGCGATCGGCGATGACAACACGCCGCCGACCAACACGGCTGAAAAAAGCAGCCTGGACGACGCTGACTTCACGGCCAAGCCTATTACCGATAAGCAGCCGGAAGTGAAAACGGAAGAGTCGAAGAACAAAGAGCAGGTATAA
- the ubiB gene encoding ubiquinone biosynthesis regulatory protein kinase UbiB: MTPGELRRLYLIVRVFLSYGLDELIPKIRLTLPLRFGRRLLFWMPNRHADKPLGERLRLALQELGPVWIKFGQMMSTRRDLFPPQIADQLTLLQDRVAPFDGALARKHIELAMGGPLETWFDDFDQQALASASIAQVHTARLKTTGQEVVLKVIRPDIGPIIKADVRLMYRLAGWVPKLMPDGRRLRPREVVREYEKTLLDELNLLREAANAIQLRRNFDGSPMLYVPEVYSDYCRESVLVMERIYGIPVSDIPTLEKQGTNMKLLAERGVQVFFTQVFRDSFFHADMHPGNIFVSYEHPEDPCYIGIDCGIVGSLNKDDKRYLAENFIAFFNRDYRKVAELHVDSGWVPRDTNVEDFEFAIRTVCEPIFEKPLSEISFGNVLLNLFNTARRFNMEVQPQLVLLQKTLLYVEGLGRQLYPQLDLWTTAKPFLESWMRDQVGIPAVIRALKEKAPFWAEKLPELPELFYDSLQQHKLLQQSVDKLTNQMQAQRVRQGQSRYLFGVGATLLVSGTILLLGDVDVFPAWLMAAGIVSWVIGWKRTT; encoded by the coding sequence ATGACCCCTGGCGAACTACGCCGCCTGTATTTGATCGTCCGCGTTTTCCTCAGTTATGGCCTGGATGAACTGATCCCCAAGATACGTTTGACGTTGCCGCTGCGTTTTGGCCGACGTCTGCTGTTCTGGATGCCAAACCGCCACGCGGATAAACCGCTGGGGGAGCGTTTGCGTCTGGCCTTGCAGGAGCTGGGGCCGGTATGGATTAAGTTTGGTCAGATGATGTCTACCCGTCGTGACCTGTTCCCGCCACAGATTGCCGATCAGCTGACTTTGCTGCAGGACAGGGTTGCCCCTTTCGACGGTGCCCTGGCGCGTAAGCATATCGAATTGGCGATGGGCGGCCCGCTGGAAACCTGGTTCGATGATTTTGACCAACAGGCGCTGGCTTCGGCATCCATAGCGCAGGTCCATACCGCACGGCTGAAAACCACCGGGCAGGAAGTGGTGCTGAAGGTGATCCGGCCGGATATCGGGCCGATCATCAAGGCCGACGTTCGTCTGATGTATCGCCTGGCGGGCTGGGTGCCAAAACTGATGCCGGACGGTCGCCGTTTGCGCCCGCGTGAAGTAGTGCGCGAATATGAAAAGACCTTGCTGGACGAACTGAACCTGCTGCGCGAAGCGGCCAACGCCATTCAGCTGCGCCGTAATTTCGATGGCAGTCCGATGCTGTATGTGCCTGAGGTTTATTCCGATTACTGTCGCGAAAGCGTGCTGGTAATGGAGCGGATCTACGGCATCCCGGTTTCGGATATCCCTACGCTAGAGAAGCAGGGCACCAACATGAAACTGTTGGCCGAACGCGGGGTACAGGTGTTCTTTACCCAGGTCTTCCGCGACAGCTTCTTCCATGCAGACATGCATCCCGGCAATATTTTTGTCAGCTATGAGCATCCTGAAGATCCCTGCTACATCGGCATTGACTGCGGTATTGTCGGTTCGCTGAACAAAGACGATAAGCGCTACCTGGCGGAAAACTTTATCGCCTTCTTCAATCGCGACTACCGCAAAGTGGCAGAGTTGCACGTTGATTCAGGCTGGGTGCCGCGCGATACCAACGTGGAGGATTTCGAATTCGCTATCCGCACCGTGTGCGAGCCTATTTTCGAAAAACCCCTGTCGGAAATTTCGTTCGGCAACGTGCTGTTGAACCTGTTCAATACCGCGCGCCGTTTCAATATGGAAGTGCAGCCTCAACTGGTGTTATTGCAGAAGACCTTGCTGTATGTTGAAGGTCTGGGACGGCAGCTCTATCCGCAGTTGGATTTGTGGACCACCGCCAAGCCTTTCCTGGAAAGCTGGATGCGCGATCAGGTCGGTATTCCGGCGGTGATCCGGGCACTGAAAGAAAAAGCGCCGTTTTGGGCGGAGAAACTGCCCGAACTGCCTGAATTATTTTACGATAGCCTGCAGCAACATAAGCTGTTGCAACAAAGCGTTGATAAGCTGACCAATCAGATGCAGGCCCAGCGCGTTCGCCAAGGGCAATCACGTTATTTGTTCGGCGTTGGCGCTACACTGTTAGTAAGCGGTACGATTTTGCTGTTGGGGGACGTCGATGTGTTCCCTGCGTGGCTGATGGCAGCCGGCATCGTATCCTGGGTGATTGGCTGGAAGCGAACCACCTGA
- the rfaH gene encoding transcription/translation regulatory transformer protein RfaH: MESWYLLYCKRGQLLRAQDHLERQEVNCLSPIITLEKIVRGKRIAVSEPLFPNYLFVKFDPERIHTTTISATRGVSHFVRFGSTPTTIPQKVIEELQTHTGETYVDPETPQPGDSVLIVDGVFEGLKAIYTEPDGEARSMLLLNLINKQVSQSVDNRQFQKL; the protein is encoded by the coding sequence ATGGAATCTTGGTACCTACTGTATTGCAAGCGCGGCCAACTTTTACGGGCGCAGGACCATTTGGAACGGCAGGAAGTAAACTGCCTGAGTCCGATCATTACGCTGGAAAAGATCGTACGCGGTAAACGCATTGCGGTCAGCGAGCCCCTGTTTCCGAACTACCTGTTTGTGAAGTTCGATCCGGAGCGCATCCACACCACCACCATCAGTGCAACTCGTGGTGTCAGCCACTTTGTGCGCTTTGGCTCAACGCCGACCACCATCCCGCAGAAAGTCATCGAAGAGTTGCAGACGCATACCGGTGAAACCTACGTCGATCCGGAAACGCCACAGCCGGGTGATAGCGTGTTAATCGTCGATGGCGTGTTCGAAGGGTTGAAAGCGATTTACACCGAGCCGGACGGCGAAGCTCGTTCAATGCTTCTGCTGAACCTGATCAACAAGCAGGTCAGCCAAAGCGTGGATAACCGACAATTCCAAAAACTGTAA
- the hemB gene encoding porphobilinogen synthase: protein MSYAFPGTFPGRRMRRVRRHDFSRRLVAENQLTVNDLIYPVFVMEGSNRQEAVASMPGVSRMSIDLLIKEAEAIAKLGVPVISLFPVIEPGLKSLHAEEAYNPEGLVQRTVRALKDAVPELGILTDVALDPYTTHGQDGVIDEQGYVINDITKEILVRQALSHAEAGAEIVAPSDMMDGRIGAIRDRLEHQGLVNTQIMAYSAKYASCYYGPFRDALGSSGNLKGGNKKTYQMDPANSDEALQEIAQDLQEGADMVMVKPGMPYLDVVRRVKDTFGVPTFAYQVSGEYAMHMAAIQNGWLQEQPAVMESLMCFKRAGADGVLTYFAKRVAQWMHEEAMQR, encoded by the coding sequence ATGAGCTATGCATTTCCGGGTACCTTCCCGGGTCGCCGTATGCGCCGAGTGCGCCGTCACGATTTCAGCCGCCGCCTGGTGGCTGAGAACCAACTTACGGTTAACGACCTGATTTATCCGGTATTTGTCATGGAAGGCAGTAACCGTCAGGAAGCGGTGGCATCGATGCCCGGCGTATCGCGCATGAGCATCGATCTGCTGATCAAAGAAGCGGAAGCCATCGCCAAGCTTGGCGTGCCGGTGATCTCCCTGTTCCCGGTAATTGAACCTGGCCTGAAGTCACTGCACGCGGAAGAAGCTTATAACCCGGAAGGTCTGGTACAGCGTACGGTGCGTGCACTGAAAGATGCGGTGCCAGAGCTGGGTATTCTGACGGACGTGGCGCTCGATCCCTACACCACTCACGGTCAGGACGGCGTCATCGACGAACAGGGTTATGTCATTAACGACATCACCAAAGAGATCCTGGTTCGCCAGGCGCTGTCTCACGCGGAAGCCGGGGCAGAGATCGTGGCACCGAGTGACATGATGGACGGCCGTATCGGCGCGATCCGCGATCGCCTGGAGCATCAGGGGTTGGTGAATACTCAAATCATGGCTTACTCCGCCAAATATGCGTCTTGCTACTATGGCCCGTTCCGCGATGCGCTCGGTTCCAGCGGTAATCTGAAAGGCGGCAACAAGAAAACCTATCAGATGGACCCGGCCAACAGCGACGAAGCGCTGCAGGAGATCGCACAGGATCTGCAGGAAGGCGCGGATATGGTGATGGTGAAGCCAGGTATGCCGTATCTCGACGTAGTGCGTCGGGTGAAAGACACCTTTGGCGTGCCGACTTTCGCCTATCAGGTTTCCGGTGAGTATGCGATGCACATGGCGGCGATTCAAAACGGTTGGTTGCAGGAGCAACCGGCGGTGATGGAATCGCTGATGTGCTTTAAGCGTGCCGGCGCCGATGGCGTACTGACCTACTTCGCCAAGCGAGTCGCTCAGTGGATGCATGAAGAGGCTATGCAGCGCTAA
- the tatB gene encoding Sec-independent protein translocase protein TatB, giving the protein MFDIGFSELLLVLVIGLVVLGPERLPVAVRTVSGWIRALRSLAASVQNELSQELKLQELQDSLKKVEKAGMQNLSPELKASMDELKDAAESLKRSYQGDSGTKTDPAHTIHNPLVTDPEAIHDGVTPAEAAAVASSPAAVPEPVVTATPQVAQPATAPVKQPVAPAVQATPEPVVDKTPTSHQPSGDR; this is encoded by the coding sequence GTGTTTGACATTGGGTTTAGTGAACTGCTGCTGGTTCTGGTGATTGGCCTGGTAGTACTTGGGCCAGAACGGTTGCCGGTAGCGGTAAGAACAGTTTCGGGCTGGATCCGCGCGCTGCGTTCGCTGGCGGCTTCGGTGCAGAATGAGCTTTCTCAGGAACTTAAGCTGCAGGAACTGCAGGACAGCCTGAAAAAGGTAGAGAAGGCGGGCATGCAGAATTTGTCGCCGGAGCTGAAGGCGTCGATGGATGAGCTGAAAGACGCAGCGGAATCGCTGAAACGCTCTTATCAGGGCGACAGTGGCACCAAAACCGACCCTGCGCACACCATCCATAACCCTCTGGTCACCGACCCGGAAGCCATTCATGACGGCGTGACGCCGGCGGAAGCCGCGGCCGTGGCATCCTCTCCGGCCGCAGTGCCGGAGCCGGTTGTAACGGCCACGCCGCAGGTGGCACAACCTGCCACGGCACCGGTGAAACAACCGGTCGCGCCGGCTGTTCAGGCAACCCCAGAACCTGTTGTGGATAAAACCCCAACGTCTCACCAACCTAGTGGCGATCGTTAA
- the rmuC gene encoding DNA recombination protein RmuC has protein sequence MDTILVYGIGGVAVGLLLGWLIASLRVQQSHAQHETELRLLEQSLQQAQQETAARQETLLRNEQQMRQNDLELRNLHSQLAAGHEKLQQLNHWRNECELLNQELRAQREVNSAQEAELREVTIRLEETRMAAEEKQRLLINSEQRLTTQFENLANRIFEHSGRKVDEQNKQSLDRLLLPLREQLDGFRRQVQDSFGQEARERHTLTHEIRNLQQLNAQMAREAINLTKALKGDNKTQGNWGEVVLSRVLEASGLREGHEYETQVNVRLDHQSRMQPDVIVRLPQGKDVVIDAKMSLVAYERYFNSEDETEREAALSEHIASLRGHIRLLGRKDYQQLPGLRSLDYVLMFIPVEPAFLLAIDREPELISEALKHNIMLVSPTTLLVALRTITNLWRYEHQSQNAQRIADRAARLYDKMRLFVDDMSALGQSLDKAQGSYRQAMNKLSEGRGNLIGQTEGFRALGVEVKRPINPLLAQQASAQHDEEFEAAGEDDIDALPGAEDDDAAEQPRSASQA, from the coding sequence GTGGATACCATTTTGGTTTACGGTATAGGCGGGGTGGCGGTAGGCCTGCTGTTGGGCTGGTTAATCGCCAGCCTGCGCGTGCAACAGTCCCATGCGCAGCATGAAACCGAGCTGCGGCTGCTGGAACAATCGCTGCAACAGGCGCAGCAGGAAACGGCAGCACGGCAAGAGACGCTGCTGCGCAATGAACAGCAAATGCGGCAGAACGATTTGGAGCTGCGCAATTTGCATAGCCAGTTGGCTGCCGGACACGAAAAGCTTCAGCAGCTTAATCACTGGCGTAACGAATGCGAATTGTTGAACCAGGAACTGCGCGCACAGCGTGAAGTGAACAGCGCCCAAGAAGCCGAGCTGCGTGAGGTGACCATCCGTCTGGAGGAAACTCGCATGGCGGCGGAAGAGAAACAGCGTCTGTTGATCAACAGCGAGCAGCGCCTTACCACCCAATTTGAAAATTTGGCCAACCGCATTTTTGAACACAGCGGACGTAAGGTGGATGAGCAAAATAAGCAGAGTCTGGATCGCCTGCTGTTGCCGCTGCGCGAGCAACTGGACGGTTTTCGCCGCCAGGTGCAAGACAGTTTTGGCCAGGAAGCTCGCGAACGTCATACGCTGACCCACGAAATACGCAACCTGCAGCAGCTTAATGCGCAAATGGCGCGTGAGGCCATTAACCTGACCAAGGCCTTGAAAGGGGATAATAAAACCCAGGGCAATTGGGGCGAAGTGGTATTAAGTCGGGTGTTGGAAGCTTCGGGTCTGCGAGAAGGGCACGAATACGAAACGCAGGTCAACGTGCGGCTGGACCATCAGAGCCGGATGCAGCCCGACGTTATCGTTCGTCTGCCGCAGGGCAAGGACGTGGTGATCGATGCGAAAATGTCGCTGGTGGCCTACGAGCGTTACTTCAACAGCGAAGATGAAACGGAGCGCGAAGCCGCGTTGAGTGAGCATATTGCCTCGCTACGTGGCCATATTCGTCTGCTGGGCCGTAAGGATTATCAGCAGTTGCCCGGCCTGCGTTCGCTGGACTACGTGTTGATGTTTATCCCGGTGGAGCCGGCCTTCCTTTTGGCGATAGACCGTGAGCCGGAGCTGATTAGCGAAGCGCTCAAGCACAACATTATGCTGGTGAGCCCAACCACCTTGCTGGTTGCCCTGCGCACCATCACCAACCTGTGGCGCTATGAGCATCAGAGCCAGAATGCTCAACGCATTGCCGACCGGGCTGCAAGGTTGTATGACAAAATGCGGTTGTTCGTTGACGACATGTCGGCGCTTGGGCAGAGCCTGGATAAGGCCCAGGGGAGTTATCGCCAGGCGATGAACAAACTGAGTGAAGGCCGTGGTAATCTTATCGGCCAGACCGAGGGGTTCCGCGCGCTGGGGGTTGAGGTGAAAAGACCGATCAACCCGCTGCTGGCCCAGCAGGCCAGCGCACAGCATGATGAAGAATTCGAGGCAGCGGGCGAAGATGACATTGACGCGCTGCCGGGGGCGGAGGATGACGACGCCGCAGAGCAACCACGTTCCGCATCGCAGGCATGA
- a CDS encoding DedA family protein: MSLNDIIHWVSDTVRQHEGWAIPIIFFLAFGESLAFLSLLLPATVILLALGALIGESGIAFWPIWAAAAAGAFFGDWLSYWIGYHYQDRVAHMWPLSRNPQLLTRGHAFFERWGVLGIFIGRFFGPLRAVVPLVGGICAMPQRYFQVANVTSAMIWAFGILAPGAFGIKWLSQWFG; the protein is encoded by the coding sequence TTGAGCCTCAATGACATTATCCACTGGGTCAGCGACACCGTGCGCCAGCACGAAGGCTGGGCCATCCCGATTATCTTCTTCCTGGCGTTTGGCGAATCGCTGGCGTTCTTGTCGCTGCTGTTGCCGGCCACGGTGATCTTGCTGGCGCTGGGCGCGCTGATTGGCGAAAGTGGCATTGCCTTTTGGCCTATCTGGGCCGCCGCCGCCGCGGGTGCCTTCTTTGGCGACTGGCTTTCCTACTGGATTGGCTACCACTATCAAGATCGCGTGGCGCACATGTGGCCGCTATCGCGTAATCCGCAACTGCTGACGCGCGGTCATGCGTTTTTTGAGCGCTGGGGCGTGCTGGGCATTTTCATTGGCCGCTTCTTTGGTCCGTTACGGGCCGTGGTCCCGCTGGTCGGTGGCATTTGCGCTATGCCCCAGCGTTATTTTCAGGTGGCGAATGTTACCTCGGCGATGATCTGGGCGTTCGGCATTCTGGCGCCGGGGGCGTTTGGTATCAAGTGGTTAAGCCAGTGGTTTGGCTAA
- the ubiE gene encoding bifunctional demethylmenaquinone methyltransferase/2-methoxy-6-polyprenyl-1,4-benzoquinol methylase UbiE → MADQPQETTDFGFRTVARDEKQAMVADVFHSVAAKYDVMNDLMSFGIHRIWKRFTIDCSGVRRGQRVLDLAGGTGDLAAKFSRMVGEQGQVVLADINDSMLKMGREKLRDRGIVGNVSYVQANAEALPFPDNYFDCITISFGLRNVTDKDKALRSMFRVLKPGGRLLVLEFSKPLLAPLSKAYDAYSFHVLPKIGELVVKDPESYRYLAESIRMHPDQETLKGMMGAAGFDNVTYFNLTGGIVALHRGFKF, encoded by the coding sequence ATGGCAGATCAACCGCAGGAAACCACCGATTTCGGTTTTCGCACCGTAGCTCGAGACGAAAAGCAGGCCATGGTGGCAGACGTTTTTCATTCGGTAGCGGCAAAGTATGACGTGATGAACGACCTGATGTCGTTTGGTATCCACCGTATCTGGAAGCGTTTTACCATTGATTGCAGCGGCGTGCGCCGTGGGCAGCGTGTGTTGGATCTGGCCGGCGGTACCGGTGACCTGGCCGCCAAGTTCTCCCGCATGGTCGGTGAGCAAGGGCAGGTGGTATTGGCGGATATCAACGATTCCATGCTGAAAATGGGGCGCGAAAAGCTGCGGGACCGCGGCATTGTCGGCAACGTCAGCTACGTTCAGGCCAACGCCGAAGCGCTGCCGTTCCCGGACAACTATTTTGACTGCATCACCATCTCCTTCGGCCTGCGCAACGTCACCGACAAAGACAAGGCACTGCGCTCCATGTTCCGCGTGTTGAAGCCGGGTGGCCGTTTGTTGGTGTTGGAGTTCTCCAAACCCCTGCTGGCGCCGCTGAGCAAGGCTTACGACGCTTATTCTTTCCACGTGTTGCCGAAAATCGGCGAACTGGTGGTGAAGGATCCAGAAAGCTACCGCTATCTCGCCGAGTCGATCCGCATGCATCCCGATCAGGAAACGCTGAAGGGTATGATGGGCGCAGCCGGTTTTGACAACGTGACCTATTTTAACCTGACCGGCGGTATTGTGGCCCTGCATCGCGGCTTCAAGTTCTGA
- the tatD gene encoding 3'-5' ssDNA/RNA exonuclease TatD — translation MFDIGVNLTSSQFAKDGPAVVDRARAAGVTGLLITGTDLQESQAACELAQQHAGYCWSTAGVHPHQASSWNEQVAERLRELASQPQVVAMGECGLDFNRNFSTPEQQERAFSAQLALAAELEMPVFLHCRDAHARFAALLTPWLDKLPAAVVHCFTGTAEELESCLSLGLSIGITGWVCDERRGLELRALLPQIPADRLLLETDAPYLLPRDLHPKPASRRNEPCFLPHIVRQVATWRQEDPEWLGQKTDENARRLFRLE, via the coding sequence ATGTTTGATATTGGCGTAAACCTCACGAGTTCACAGTTTGCCAAAGACGGCCCTGCGGTGGTGGATCGCGCACGAGCCGCAGGCGTGACAGGACTATTGATTACCGGCACTGATTTGCAGGAAAGCCAGGCTGCCTGTGAACTGGCGCAGCAGCATGCGGGTTATTGCTGGTCCACCGCCGGTGTGCATCCCCATCAGGCCAGCAGTTGGAATGAGCAGGTCGCAGAGCGGCTCCGTGAGTTGGCCTCTCAGCCGCAGGTCGTAGCCATGGGTGAATGTGGGCTCGATTTTAACCGTAATTTTTCCACCCCAGAGCAGCAGGAGAGGGCATTCAGCGCTCAACTGGCGCTGGCGGCGGAGCTGGAGATGCCGGTTTTCCTTCACTGCCGTGATGCGCACGCACGTTTTGCCGCGCTGTTGACGCCGTGGTTGGATAAACTGCCCGCGGCGGTAGTGCACTGTTTTACCGGCACCGCCGAAGAATTAGAAAGTTGCTTGTCGCTGGGCCTGTCGATCGGGATTACCGGTTGGGTCTGTGATGAGCGACGTGGCCTGGAGTTGCGCGCATTGCTGCCGCAGATCCCCGCCGATCGTCTGTTGTTGGAAACCGACGCACCCTATCTGTTGCCCCGGGATTTACATCCGAAACCTGCATCTCGCCGCAACGAACCCTGTTTTTTGCCTCATATCGTCCGGCAGGTGGCTACCTGGCGACAAGAAGATCCCGAATGGCTGGGGCAGAAAACCGATGAGAACGCCCGCCGGCTATTCCGGCTGGAATGA
- the pepE gene encoding dipeptidase PepE has product MELFLLSNGKLSGEDELLGYAKSHLLAMIARRGITSAVFIPYAMIRSDYDQRAQELAKILGIKVTSIHHADSPAAAIEQAECILVSGGNTWMLNQMLHENGLIIPIQRAVRERSVPYVGWSAGCNVATPSIRTTNDMPVRNSVVLPALSLFPVQINPHYIDAHISGHMGETRDERLAEFCAVNPSESVVALREGSLLHVEGNDLRYFSARDQGFKVFRHGVETQEYRDTRALRPLVPFTCH; this is encoded by the coding sequence ATGGAGTTATTTCTGTTGAGCAACGGCAAGCTGTCCGGTGAGGATGAGCTGCTGGGTTATGCCAAGAGCCACTTGCTGGCGATGATCGCGCGCCGTGGCATTACGTCCGCCGTATTTATCCCCTATGCCATGATCCGCAGCGATTACGATCAGCGTGCGCAGGAACTGGCGAAAATTCTCGGCATCAAGGTCACCAGTATTCACCACGCCGACTCTCCCGCAGCGGCGATTGAACAGGCAGAATGCATTTTAGTCAGCGGCGGCAACACCTGGATGCTGAACCAGATGCTGCATGAAAACGGCCTAATCATCCCGATTCAACGGGCGGTTCGTGAACGTAGCGTGCCTTACGTAGGGTGGAGCGCAGGGTGTAACGTTGCCACACCAAGTATTCGCACCACCAATGACATGCCGGTGCGTAACAGCGTCGTACTGCCGGCGCTGAGCCTGTTCCCGGTGCAGATTAACCCGCATTATATCGACGCCCATATTAGTGGTCACATGGGGGAAACCCGCGATGAACGCCTGGCCGAGTTCTGCGCGGTTAACCCGAGCGAATCCGTAGTGGCGCTGCGCGAGGGCAGCCTGTTGCACGTTGAGGGTAATGATCTGCGTTACTTTAGCGCCAGAGATCAAGGTTTCAAGGTGTTCCGCCACGGTGTGGAAACTCAGGAATATCGCGATACCCGGGCATTGCGTCCGCTGGTGCCCTTTACCTGCCACTAA